The Heliangelus exortis chromosome 21, bHelExo1.hap1, whole genome shotgun sequence genome includes a window with the following:
- the CORO6 gene encoding coronin-6 isoform X5 encodes MSRRVVRQSKFRHVFGQPVKADQMYEDIRVSKVTWDSSFCAVNPKFLAIIVESGGGGAFMVLPLAKTGRVDKNHPLVTGHTAPVLDIDWCPHNDNVIASASEDTTVMVWQIPDYVPVRNITEPVVTLEGHSKRVGIISWHPTARNVLLSAGCDNLVILWNVGTGEMLLVLEDMHTDLIYNVGWNRNGSLLVTTCKDKKVRVIDPRKQQIVAEKDKPHDGARPIRAIFMADGKIFTTGFSKMSERQLGLWDLERFAPHEGLRPVRAIFTKEGHIFTTGFTRMSQRELGLWDPNNFEEPIALQEMDTSNGVLLPFYDPDSSIVYLCGKGDSSIRYFEITDEAPYVHYLNTYSSKEPQRGMGFMPKRGLEVSKCEIARFFKLHERKCEPIVMTVPRKSDLFQDDLYPDTPGPEPALEADEWLSGKDAEPILISLRDGYVPIKNRELKVVKKNILDNKPPPGPRRSHSTCNSDFSQPALEEVLEEIRALKETVQAQEKRICDLENKLCQFTNGTD; translated from the exons CTTCGGGCAGCCAGTGAAGGCTGACCAGATGTATGAGGACATCCGTGTCTCCAAGGTGACGTGGGACAGCTCCTTCTGTGCCGTCAACCCCAAATTCCTGGCCATCATCGTGGAGTCGGGCGGCGGGGGGGCCTTCATGGTCCTGCCCCTCGCCAAG ACAGGACGGGTGGACAAGAACCACCCGCTGGTGACAGGGCACACGGCGCCTGTGCTGGACATCGACTGGTGTCCCCACAACGACAACGTCATCGCCAGCGCCTCCGAGGACACCACCGTCATG GTGTGGCAGATCCCCGATTACGTCCCCGTGCGCAACATCACGGAGCCAGTGGTGACACTGGAGGGACACTCCAAGCGGGTGGGCATCATCTCGTGGCACCCCACAGCCCGCAATGTCCTGCTCAGTGCAG GCTGTGACAACCTGGTGATCCTCTGGAATGTTGGCACgggggagatgctgctggtgctggaggaCATGCACACTGACCTCATCTACAATGTGGGCTGGAACCGCAATGGCAGCCTCCTCGTCACCACCTGCAAGGACAAGAAGGTCCGCGTCATCGACCCCCGCAAGCAGCAGATTGTGGCG GAGAAAGACAAACCGCACGACGGCGCCCGCCCCATCCGCGCCATCTTCATGGCTGATGGCAAGATCTTCACCACTGGTTTCAGCAAGATGAGTGAGCGGCAGCTGGGCCTCTGGGACCTG gaGAGGTTTGCCCCCCACGAAGGGCTGAGGCCCGTGCGGGCCATCTTCACGAAGGAAGGACACATCTTTACCACAGGCTTTACCAGAATGAGCCAGCGGGAGCTGGGCTTGTGGGACCCG AACAACTTTGAGGAGCCCATCGCCCTGCAGGAGATGGACACGAGCAACGGGGTCCTGCTGCCTTTCTACGATCCTGACTCCAGCATTGTCTACCTCTGCGGAAAG ggtgacagcagcATCCGGTACTTCGAGATCACGGATGAGGCACCCTACGTGCACTACTTGAACACCTACAGCAGCAAGGAGCCCCAGCGGGGCATGGGCTTCATGCCCAAGCGTGGACTGGAGGTCAGCAAGTGTGAGATCGCCAG GTTCTTCAAGTTGCATGAGCGCAAGTGCGAGCCCATTGTCATGACAGTGCCACGCAAG TCAGACCTCTTCCAGGATGACCTGTATCCCGACACACCAGGCCCTGAGCCAGCCCTGGAGGCAGACGAGTGGCTGTCAGGGAAGGATGCGGAGCCCATCCTCATCTCACTGCGGGACGGCTATGTCCCCATCAAGAACCGGGAGCTGAAGGTGGTCAAGAAGAACATCCTGGACAACAAGCCCCCCCCAGGCCCCCGCCGCAGCCACTCCACCTGCAACTCTGACTTTTCT cagccAGCCTtggaggaggtgctggaagAGATCCGTGCCCTGAAGGAGACTGTCCAAGCACAGGAGAAGCGCATCTGTGACCTGGAGAACAAACTCTGCCAGTTCACCAACGGCACGGACTAG
- the CORO6 gene encoding coronin-6 isoform X1 translates to MSRRVVRQSKFRHVFGQPVKADQMYEDIRVSKVTWDSSFCAVNPKFLAIIVESGGGGAFMVLPLAKTGRVDKNHPLVTGHTAPVLDIDWCPHNDNVIASASEDTTVMVWQIPDYVPVRNITEPVVTLEGHSKRVGIISWHPTARNVLLSAGCDNLVILWNVGTGEMLLVLEDMHTDLIYNVGWNRNGSLLVTTCKDKKVRVIDPRKQQIVAERFAPHEGLRPVRAIFTKEGHIFTTGFTRMSQRELGLWDPNNFEEPIALQEMDTSNGVLLPFYDPDSSIVYLCGKGDSSIRYFEITDEAPYVHYLNTYSSKEPQRGMGFMPKRGLEVSKCEIARFFKLHERKCEPIVMTVPRKSDLFQDDLYPDTPGPEPALEADEWLSGKDAEPILISLRDGYVPIKNRELKVVKKNILDNKPPPGPRRSHSTCNSDFSQPALEEVLEEIRALKETVQAQEKRICDLENKLCQFTNGTD, encoded by the exons CTTCGGGCAGCCAGTGAAGGCTGACCAGATGTATGAGGACATCCGTGTCTCCAAGGTGACGTGGGACAGCTCCTTCTGTGCCGTCAACCCCAAATTCCTGGCCATCATCGTGGAGTCGGGCGGCGGGGGGGCCTTCATGGTCCTGCCCCTCGCCAAG ACAGGACGGGTGGACAAGAACCACCCGCTGGTGACAGGGCACACGGCGCCTGTGCTGGACATCGACTGGTGTCCCCACAACGACAACGTCATCGCCAGCGCCTCCGAGGACACCACCGTCATG GTGTGGCAGATCCCCGATTACGTCCCCGTGCGCAACATCACGGAGCCAGTGGTGACACTGGAGGGACACTCCAAGCGGGTGGGCATCATCTCGTGGCACCCCACAGCCCGCAATGTCCTGCTCAGTGCAG GCTGTGACAACCTGGTGATCCTCTGGAATGTTGGCACgggggagatgctgctggtgctggaggaCATGCACACTGACCTCATCTACAATGTGGGCTGGAACCGCAATGGCAGCCTCCTCGTCACCACCTGCAAGGACAAGAAGGTCCGCGTCATCGACCCCCGCAAGCAGCAGATTGTGGCG gaGAGGTTTGCCCCCCACGAAGGGCTGAGGCCCGTGCGGGCCATCTTCACGAAGGAAGGACACATCTTTACCACAGGCTTTACCAGAATGAGCCAGCGGGAGCTGGGCTTGTGGGACCCG AACAACTTTGAGGAGCCCATCGCCCTGCAGGAGATGGACACGAGCAACGGGGTCCTGCTGCCTTTCTACGATCCTGACTCCAGCATTGTCTACCTCTGCGGAAAG ggtgacagcagcATCCGGTACTTCGAGATCACGGATGAGGCACCCTACGTGCACTACTTGAACACCTACAGCAGCAAGGAGCCCCAGCGGGGCATGGGCTTCATGCCCAAGCGTGGACTGGAGGTCAGCAAGTGTGAGATCGCCAG GTTCTTCAAGTTGCATGAGCGCAAGTGCGAGCCCATTGTCATGACAGTGCCACGCAAG TCAGACCTCTTCCAGGATGACCTGTATCCCGACACACCAGGCCCTGAGCCAGCCCTGGAGGCAGACGAGTGGCTGTCAGGGAAGGATGCGGAGCCCATCCTCATCTCACTGCGGGACGGCTATGTCCCCATCAAGAACCGGGAGCTGAAGGTGGTCAAGAAGAACATCCTGGACAACAAGCCCCCCCCAGGCCCCCGCCGCAGCCACTCCACCTGCAACTCTGACTTTTCT cagccAGCCTtggaggaggtgctggaagAGATCCGTGCCCTGAAGGAGACTGTCCAAGCACAGGAGAAGCGCATCTGTGACCTGGAGAACAAACTCTGCCAGTTCACCAACGGCACGGACTAG
- the ANKRD13B gene encoding LOW QUALITY PROTEIN: ankyrin repeat domain-containing protein 13B (The sequence of the model RefSeq protein was modified relative to this genomic sequence to represent the inferred CDS: deleted 2 bases in 1 codon): MKGAMPGRMTTSPMRPVGAGGGGGSTGREVLWPPRPAPLRAPLRPAPRPPLLQHARRMLASCSGRKGPEGRYPLHYLVWHNRARDLDRELSAKQADIEQLDPRGRTPLHLATTLGHLECARVLLKHGADVGKENRSGWTVLQEAVSTRDLELVQLVLRYRDYQRAIKRLAGIPILLEKLRKAQDFYVEMKWEFTSWVPLVSKICPSDTYKVWKSGQNLRVDTTLLGFDHMTWQRGNRSFVFRGQDTSAVVMEIDHDRRVVYSETLALAGHDQEVLLAAVQPTEEQVMGRLTAPVVTTQLDTKNIAFERNKSGILGWRSEKTEMVNGYEAKVYGASNVELITRTRTEHLSDQHKGKSKGSKTPLQSFLGIAEQHVGPNNGTLITQTLSHANPTAITPEEYFNPNFELGNRDMGRPMELTTKTQKFKAKLWLCEDHPLSLCEQVAPIIDLMAISNALFAKLRDFITLRLPPGFPVKIEIPIFHILNARITFGNLNGCDEPVSSLRHSPSSEAPSPSSDSSSVSSSSSLTSCRACEMDPALFEVPRGYSVVGTHQDTLREDEDDLLQFAIQQSLLEAGSEYDQVTIWEALTNSKPGTHPMSHEGRRGDRTPQHTASPRSPAAPSPGGGGGPSPLFPSYAEQLRLAMALSAREQEEAERRTRQEEEELQRILQLSLTEK, encoded by the exons atgaAGGGGGCGATGCCGGGCAGGATGACTACAAGTCCCATGAGGCCGGTGGGTgcgggggggggt gggggaagCACCGGGCGGGAGGTGCTGTGGCCGCCCCGCCCCGCACCCCTCCgcgccccgctccgccccgcgCCGCGCCCGCCGCTGCTCCAGCATGCACGGAGGATGCTCGCCTCTTGCTCAGGCAGGAAGGGGCCGGAGGGCAGGTACCCGCTGCACTACCTCGTCTGGCACAACCGCGCCCGCGATCTGGACCGGGAGCTCAGCGCCAAGCAG GCTGACATTGAGCAGCTGGACCCCCGAGGACGCACCCCACTGCACCTGGCCACCACGCTGGGCCACCTTGAGTGCGCCAGGGTGCTGCTGAAGCATGGCGCTGATGTGGGCAAGGAGAACCGCAGTGGCTGGACAG TCCTGCAGGAAGCCGTGAGCACCCGGGACCTGGAGCTGGTGCAGCTGGTCCTGCGCTATCGAGACTACCAGAGAGCCATCAAGCGCCTGGCCGGGATCCCCATCCTGCTGGAGAAGTTGCGCAAG GCCCAGGACTTCTATGTGGAGATGAAGTGGGAGTTCACCAGCTGGG TGCCATTGGTGTCCAAGATCTGCCCCAGTGACACCTACAAGGTGTGGAAGAGTGGCCAGAACCTGCGGGTGGACACCACGCTGCTGGGCTTTGACCATATGACCTGGCAGCGGGGCAACCGCAGCTTCGTCTTTCGGGGACAAG ACACGAGCGCGGTGGTGATGGAGATTGACCATGACCGTCGGGTGGTCTACTCAGAGACACTGGCCCTGGCTGGCCATGACCAGGAGGTactgctggctgctgtgcaGCCCACTGAGGAGCAGGTGATGGGACGGCTGACAGCCCCCGTTGTCACCACTCAGCTTGACACCAAGAACATCGCCTTTGAGAG GAACAAGTCCGGgatcctgggctggaggagtgagaaaacagaaatggtGAATGGGTACGAGGCCAAG GTCTACGGCGCGTCCAACGTGGAGCTGATTACGAGGACGCGAACTGAGCACCTCTCAGACCAGCACAAGGGCAAGAGCAAAG gcagcaagACCCCCCTGCAATCCTTCCTGGGCATCGCCGAACAGCATGTGGGGCCCAACAACGGG ACGCTGATCACACAGACACTGAGCCACGCCAACCCCACCGCCATCACCCCTGAGGAGTACTTCAACCCCAACTTCGAGCTGGGCAACAGGGATATGGGGCGGCCCATGGAGCTCACCACCAAGACACAGAA GTTCAAGGCgaagctgtggctgtgtgaGGACCACCCGCTGTCCCTCTGTGAGCAGGTTGCCCCCATCATCGACCTCATGGCCATAAGCAACGCGCTGTTTGCCAAACTGCGGGATTTCATCACTCTGCGCCTCCCGCCTGGCTTCCCCGTCAAGATTG AAATCCCCATCTTCCACATCCTCAACGCCCGCATCACCTTTGGGAACCTCAATGGGTGTGATGAGCCCGTCAGTTCCCTGcggcacagccccagcagcgAGGCGCCTTCACCCAGCAGTGACTCCTCCAGtgtcagcagctccagctccctga CTTCATGCCGGGCATGCGAGATGGACCCAGCGCTGTTCGAGGTGCCGCGGGGGTACAGCGTAGTGGGCACCCACCAGGACACCCTGCGGGAGGATGAGGATGACCTGCTGCAGTTTGCCATCCAGCAGAGCCTGCTGGAAGCGGGCAGCGAGTATGACCAG GTCACCATTTGGGAGGCACTGACCAACAGCAAGCCAGGCACCCACCCCATGTCACACGAGGGCCGCCGAGGAGACAG GactccccagcacacagcatccCCCCGGTCCCCCGCTGCCCCATCCCCGGGGGGTGGCGGGGGGCCCAGCCCCCTGTTCCCCAGCTACGCGGAGCAGCTGCGGTTGGCCATGGCGCTGTCAGCGCGGGAGCAGGAGGAGGCCGAGCGCCGGACACgccaggaggaagaggaacTGCAGCGGATCTTGCAGCTCTCGCTGACAGAGAAGTGA
- the CORO6 gene encoding coronin-6 isoform X2 has translation MSRRVVRQSKFRHVFGQPVKADQMYEDIRVSKVTWDSSFCAVNPKFLAIIVESGGGGAFMVLPLAKTGRVDKNHPLVTGHTAPVLDIDWCPHNDNVIASASEDTTVMVWQIPDYVPVRNITEPVVTLEGHSKRVGIISWHPTARNVLLSAGCDNLVILWNVGTGEMLLVLEDMHTDLIYNVGWNRNGSLLVTTCKDKKVRVIDPRKQQIVAEKDKPHDGARPIRAIFMADGKIFTTGFSKMSERQLGLWDLNNFEEPIALQEMDTSNGVLLPFYDPDSSIVYLCGKGDSSIRYFEITDEAPYVHYLNTYSSKEPQRGMGFMPKRGLEVSKCEIARFFKLHERKCEPIVMTVPRKSDLFQDDLYPDTPGPEPALEADEWLSGKDAEPILISLRDGYVPIKNRELKVVKKNILDNKPPPGPRRSHSTCNSDFSQPALEEVLEEIRALKETVQAQEKRICDLENKLCQFTNGTD, from the exons CTTCGGGCAGCCAGTGAAGGCTGACCAGATGTATGAGGACATCCGTGTCTCCAAGGTGACGTGGGACAGCTCCTTCTGTGCCGTCAACCCCAAATTCCTGGCCATCATCGTGGAGTCGGGCGGCGGGGGGGCCTTCATGGTCCTGCCCCTCGCCAAG ACAGGACGGGTGGACAAGAACCACCCGCTGGTGACAGGGCACACGGCGCCTGTGCTGGACATCGACTGGTGTCCCCACAACGACAACGTCATCGCCAGCGCCTCCGAGGACACCACCGTCATG GTGTGGCAGATCCCCGATTACGTCCCCGTGCGCAACATCACGGAGCCAGTGGTGACACTGGAGGGACACTCCAAGCGGGTGGGCATCATCTCGTGGCACCCCACAGCCCGCAATGTCCTGCTCAGTGCAG GCTGTGACAACCTGGTGATCCTCTGGAATGTTGGCACgggggagatgctgctggtgctggaggaCATGCACACTGACCTCATCTACAATGTGGGCTGGAACCGCAATGGCAGCCTCCTCGTCACCACCTGCAAGGACAAGAAGGTCCGCGTCATCGACCCCCGCAAGCAGCAGATTGTGGCG GAGAAAGACAAACCGCACGACGGCGCCCGCCCCATCCGCGCCATCTTCATGGCTGATGGCAAGATCTTCACCACTGGTTTCAGCAAGATGAGTGAGCGGCAGCTGGGCCTCTGGGACCTG AACAACTTTGAGGAGCCCATCGCCCTGCAGGAGATGGACACGAGCAACGGGGTCCTGCTGCCTTTCTACGATCCTGACTCCAGCATTGTCTACCTCTGCGGAAAG ggtgacagcagcATCCGGTACTTCGAGATCACGGATGAGGCACCCTACGTGCACTACTTGAACACCTACAGCAGCAAGGAGCCCCAGCGGGGCATGGGCTTCATGCCCAAGCGTGGACTGGAGGTCAGCAAGTGTGAGATCGCCAG GTTCTTCAAGTTGCATGAGCGCAAGTGCGAGCCCATTGTCATGACAGTGCCACGCAAG TCAGACCTCTTCCAGGATGACCTGTATCCCGACACACCAGGCCCTGAGCCAGCCCTGGAGGCAGACGAGTGGCTGTCAGGGAAGGATGCGGAGCCCATCCTCATCTCACTGCGGGACGGCTATGTCCCCATCAAGAACCGGGAGCTGAAGGTGGTCAAGAAGAACATCCTGGACAACAAGCCCCCCCCAGGCCCCCGCCGCAGCCACTCCACCTGCAACTCTGACTTTTCT cagccAGCCTtggaggaggtgctggaagAGATCCGTGCCCTGAAGGAGACTGTCCAAGCACAGGAGAAGCGCATCTGTGACCTGGAGAACAAACTCTGCCAGTTCACCAACGGCACGGACTAG
- the CORO6 gene encoding coronin-6 isoform X3, translating to MSRRVVRQSKFRHVFGQPVKADQMYEDIRVSKVTWDSSFCAVNPKFLAIIVESGGGGAFMVLPLAKTGRVDKNHPLVTGHTAPVLDIDWCPHNDNVIASASEDTTVMVWQIPDYVPVRNITEPVVTLEGHSKRVGIISWHPTARNVLLSAGCDNLVILWNVGTGEMLLVLEDMHTDLIYNVGWNRNGSLLVTTCKDKKVRVIDPRKQQIVAERFAPHEGLRPVRAIFTKEGHIFTTGFTRMSQRELGLWDPNNFEEPIALQEMDTSNGVLLPFYDPDSSIVYLCGKGDSSIRYFEITDEAPYVHYLNTYSSKEPQRGMGFMPKRGLEVSKCEIARFFKLHERKCEPIVMTVPRKSDLFQDDLYPDTPGPEPALEADEWLSGKDAEPILISLRDGYVPIKNRELKVVKKNILDNKPPPGPRRSHSTCNSDFSPALEEVLEEIRALKETVQAQEKRICDLENKLCQFTNGTD from the exons CTTCGGGCAGCCAGTGAAGGCTGACCAGATGTATGAGGACATCCGTGTCTCCAAGGTGACGTGGGACAGCTCCTTCTGTGCCGTCAACCCCAAATTCCTGGCCATCATCGTGGAGTCGGGCGGCGGGGGGGCCTTCATGGTCCTGCCCCTCGCCAAG ACAGGACGGGTGGACAAGAACCACCCGCTGGTGACAGGGCACACGGCGCCTGTGCTGGACATCGACTGGTGTCCCCACAACGACAACGTCATCGCCAGCGCCTCCGAGGACACCACCGTCATG GTGTGGCAGATCCCCGATTACGTCCCCGTGCGCAACATCACGGAGCCAGTGGTGACACTGGAGGGACACTCCAAGCGGGTGGGCATCATCTCGTGGCACCCCACAGCCCGCAATGTCCTGCTCAGTGCAG GCTGTGACAACCTGGTGATCCTCTGGAATGTTGGCACgggggagatgctgctggtgctggaggaCATGCACACTGACCTCATCTACAATGTGGGCTGGAACCGCAATGGCAGCCTCCTCGTCACCACCTGCAAGGACAAGAAGGTCCGCGTCATCGACCCCCGCAAGCAGCAGATTGTGGCG gaGAGGTTTGCCCCCCACGAAGGGCTGAGGCCCGTGCGGGCCATCTTCACGAAGGAAGGACACATCTTTACCACAGGCTTTACCAGAATGAGCCAGCGGGAGCTGGGCTTGTGGGACCCG AACAACTTTGAGGAGCCCATCGCCCTGCAGGAGATGGACACGAGCAACGGGGTCCTGCTGCCTTTCTACGATCCTGACTCCAGCATTGTCTACCTCTGCGGAAAG ggtgacagcagcATCCGGTACTTCGAGATCACGGATGAGGCACCCTACGTGCACTACTTGAACACCTACAGCAGCAAGGAGCCCCAGCGGGGCATGGGCTTCATGCCCAAGCGTGGACTGGAGGTCAGCAAGTGTGAGATCGCCAG GTTCTTCAAGTTGCATGAGCGCAAGTGCGAGCCCATTGTCATGACAGTGCCACGCAAG TCAGACCTCTTCCAGGATGACCTGTATCCCGACACACCAGGCCCTGAGCCAGCCCTGGAGGCAGACGAGTGGCTGTCAGGGAAGGATGCGGAGCCCATCCTCATCTCACTGCGGGACGGCTATGTCCCCATCAAGAACCGGGAGCTGAAGGTGGTCAAGAAGAACATCCTGGACAACAAGCCCCCCCCAGGCCCCCGCCGCAGCCACTCCACCTGCAACTCTGACTTTTCT ccAGCCTtggaggaggtgctggaagAGATCCGTGCCCTGAAGGAGACTGTCCAAGCACAGGAGAAGCGCATCTGTGACCTGGAGAACAAACTCTGCCAGTTCACCAACGGCACGGACTAG
- the CORO6 gene encoding coronin-6 isoform X4, producing the protein MSRRVVRQSKFRHVFGQPVKADQMYEDIRVSKVTWDSSFCAVNPKFLAIIVESGGGGAFMVLPLAKTGRVDKNHPLVTGHTAPVLDIDWCPHNDNVIASASEDTTVMVWQIPDYVPVRNITEPVVTLEGHSKRVGIISWHPTARNVLLSAGCDNLVILWNVGTGEMLLVLEDMHTDLIYNVGWNRNGSLLVTTCKDKKVRVIDPRKQQIVANNFEEPIALQEMDTSNGVLLPFYDPDSSIVYLCGKGDSSIRYFEITDEAPYVHYLNTYSSKEPQRGMGFMPKRGLEVSKCEIARFFKLHERKCEPIVMTVPRKSDLFQDDLYPDTPGPEPALEADEWLSGKDAEPILISLRDGYVPIKNRELKVVKKNILDNKPPPGPRRSHSTCNSDFSQPALEEVLEEIRALKETVQAQEKRICDLENKLCQFTNGTD; encoded by the exons CTTCGGGCAGCCAGTGAAGGCTGACCAGATGTATGAGGACATCCGTGTCTCCAAGGTGACGTGGGACAGCTCCTTCTGTGCCGTCAACCCCAAATTCCTGGCCATCATCGTGGAGTCGGGCGGCGGGGGGGCCTTCATGGTCCTGCCCCTCGCCAAG ACAGGACGGGTGGACAAGAACCACCCGCTGGTGACAGGGCACACGGCGCCTGTGCTGGACATCGACTGGTGTCCCCACAACGACAACGTCATCGCCAGCGCCTCCGAGGACACCACCGTCATG GTGTGGCAGATCCCCGATTACGTCCCCGTGCGCAACATCACGGAGCCAGTGGTGACACTGGAGGGACACTCCAAGCGGGTGGGCATCATCTCGTGGCACCCCACAGCCCGCAATGTCCTGCTCAGTGCAG GCTGTGACAACCTGGTGATCCTCTGGAATGTTGGCACgggggagatgctgctggtgctggaggaCATGCACACTGACCTCATCTACAATGTGGGCTGGAACCGCAATGGCAGCCTCCTCGTCACCACCTGCAAGGACAAGAAGGTCCGCGTCATCGACCCCCGCAAGCAGCAGATTGTGGCG AACAACTTTGAGGAGCCCATCGCCCTGCAGGAGATGGACACGAGCAACGGGGTCCTGCTGCCTTTCTACGATCCTGACTCCAGCATTGTCTACCTCTGCGGAAAG ggtgacagcagcATCCGGTACTTCGAGATCACGGATGAGGCACCCTACGTGCACTACTTGAACACCTACAGCAGCAAGGAGCCCCAGCGGGGCATGGGCTTCATGCCCAAGCGTGGACTGGAGGTCAGCAAGTGTGAGATCGCCAG GTTCTTCAAGTTGCATGAGCGCAAGTGCGAGCCCATTGTCATGACAGTGCCACGCAAG TCAGACCTCTTCCAGGATGACCTGTATCCCGACACACCAGGCCCTGAGCCAGCCCTGGAGGCAGACGAGTGGCTGTCAGGGAAGGATGCGGAGCCCATCCTCATCTCACTGCGGGACGGCTATGTCCCCATCAAGAACCGGGAGCTGAAGGTGGTCAAGAAGAACATCCTGGACAACAAGCCCCCCCCAGGCCCCCGCCGCAGCCACTCCACCTGCAACTCTGACTTTTCT cagccAGCCTtggaggaggtgctggaagAGATCCGTGCCCTGAAGGAGACTGTCCAAGCACAGGAGAAGCGCATCTGTGACCTGGAGAACAAACTCTGCCAGTTCACCAACGGCACGGACTAG